In Hamadaea flava, a genomic segment contains:
- a CDS encoding FtsK/SpoIIIE domain-containing protein, with product MAETSAPLDQAAGLHRHAAAVVTAAAATLDTYLPLPRTDIAEQHELAERLRAAAQALAPAWLGQPLDAVPASTPLGGQRRPEYVRVGTAQPLDDARFPLVVPLLGVGHLAFSADARDARVTGALRSIVVRLLATAPSGTLIVRAVDGHGHVFAPFAALSETGLLPEPATDREGLRAVLAEAEHWVRPSRPDQERKAKPRRRDRSMLLVIAGLPSLADASDLARIVDLAKRGPAHGLHMVVAGWPPAPLTPETTQDRLPLATEISVRNPHVLVGNPPGASWSRGRDPFNVPVYLDPDPPLELIDRVCHELGSQFAQQGSVHLLDLLPDPDHGWWADSSAAGLSVTVGISGDTPISLHFADLTPHWLVGGRSGGGKTAFLIDVLYGLCTRYDPEELALYLLDFKEGVSFSEFIPTPRDASWLPHARAVGVESDRTYGLAVLRELDAEMTRRAEMFKANGVSRYVDLRNLGETLPRIVCVIDEFQVLLAGTDRIATEAVALLESVARKGRSFGIHLILASQTVRGIEALYAKRDSIFGQFPVRVALPGGADVLEPTNESAATLQLGAAIVNTAGGLGGPRGSRRAHEKLVRFPDPHADQQILTALRQRLWQARDEHDEPPVVFSGYAAQHLDNDPLYQALKETQTETAKAALLGRQVDVNMTTVAFPFDATPGRHLAVLGPSAEGADVLVAAVRSLAAQHRPGSVRFVLAPMVPQTVAAVEALHTELRSQGHEVITTEKADIPESVARVNAYLVVWGMETAGSEARTLIREDPSRGLHLLGWWRQLRRFSEDVGFSAGREDVAGLVFLNVPGPEVALMLGESLQWEPRPGRALFHDRHTGLTAVMVPFTTPEARAAVETRTPPGQRTTASDQGVDPRTTAAGQ from the coding sequence GTGGCGGAGACGAGCGCACCTCTCGATCAGGCGGCCGGTTTGCACCGGCACGCGGCGGCGGTGGTGACCGCGGCCGCTGCGACGCTGGATACCTATCTGCCGTTGCCGCGTACGGATATCGCTGAGCAGCACGAGTTGGCTGAGCGTTTGCGCGCCGCCGCTCAGGCGCTCGCCCCGGCCTGGTTGGGGCAGCCGTTGGACGCGGTTCCGGCCAGTACGCCGTTGGGCGGTCAGCGTCGCCCGGAGTATGTGCGGGTGGGCACGGCGCAGCCGTTGGACGATGCCCGGTTCCCGTTGGTCGTGCCGTTGTTGGGCGTGGGGCACCTGGCCTTCTCGGCCGACGCCCGCGACGCTCGGGTGACGGGCGCGCTCCGGAGCATCGTGGTGCGGTTGCTGGCCACCGCGCCGTCCGGGACGTTGATCGTGCGGGCGGTGGACGGGCACGGGCATGTGTTCGCGCCGTTCGCGGCGCTGTCCGAGACCGGGTTGCTGCCTGAGCCGGCGACGGATCGGGAGGGTCTGCGGGCGGTGCTCGCGGAGGCGGAGCATTGGGTACGCCCCAGCCGGCCGGATCAGGAACGGAAGGCGAAGCCGAGGCGCCGCGACCGGAGCATGCTGCTGGTGATCGCCGGGTTGCCGTCGTTGGCGGACGCGTCGGATCTGGCTCGGATCGTCGACCTCGCCAAGCGGGGTCCGGCCCATGGGCTGCACATGGTGGTGGCCGGGTGGCCGCCGGCGCCGTTGACGCCGGAGACGACGCAGGATCGGCTGCCGCTGGCGACCGAGATCTCGGTACGCAATCCGCACGTGCTGGTCGGAAATCCGCCGGGGGCGTCGTGGAGCCGAGGCCGCGACCCGTTCAACGTGCCGGTGTACTTGGATCCGGATCCGCCGTTGGAGCTGATCGACCGGGTGTGCCATGAGTTGGGCTCACAGTTCGCCCAGCAGGGTTCGGTGCACCTGCTGGATCTGCTGCCCGACCCGGATCACGGCTGGTGGGCGGATTCGTCGGCGGCCGGGTTGAGCGTGACCGTCGGCATCTCCGGGGACACGCCGATCAGTCTGCATTTCGCCGATCTGACGCCGCACTGGCTGGTGGGCGGCCGGTCGGGTGGCGGGAAGACCGCCTTCCTCATCGACGTCCTCTATGGATTGTGTACGCGGTACGACCCGGAGGAGCTGGCGCTCTACCTGCTGGACTTCAAGGAGGGCGTGTCGTTCTCCGAGTTCATCCCGACGCCTCGGGACGCGAGTTGGCTGCCGCACGCGCGGGCGGTCGGGGTGGAGAGCGATCGCACCTACGGGTTGGCGGTCCTGCGCGAGCTGGACGCGGAGATGACGCGGCGGGCCGAGATGTTCAAGGCCAACGGCGTCTCGCGGTACGTCGATCTGCGGAACCTGGGCGAGACGTTGCCTCGGATCGTGTGCGTGATCGACGAGTTCCAGGTGTTGCTCGCCGGGACGGACCGGATCGCCACCGAGGCGGTGGCGTTGCTGGAGTCGGTCGCCCGGAAGGGGCGGTCGTTCGGCATACATCTGATTCTGGCGAGCCAGACCGTGCGGGGCATCGAGGCGCTCTACGCCAAGCGTGACTCCATCTTCGGCCAGTTCCCCGTACGCGTGGCGCTGCCGGGCGGCGCGGACGTCCTGGAGCCGACGAACGAGTCGGCCGCGACGTTGCAGCTGGGCGCGGCGATCGTGAACACCGCGGGCGGCTTGGGCGGGCCACGGGGTTCCCGGCGGGCGCACGAGAAACTGGTGCGGTTCCCTGATCCGCATGCCGATCAGCAGATCCTGACCGCGTTGCGGCAGCGGCTGTGGCAGGCCCGCGACGAGCACGACGAGCCGCCGGTGGTGTTCTCGGGGTACGCCGCGCAGCACCTCGACAACGATCCGTTGTATCAGGCGCTGAAGGAGACCCAGACGGAGACGGCCAAGGCGGCCCTGTTGGGGCGGCAGGTCGACGTGAACATGACGACGGTCGCGTTCCCCTTCGACGCGACGCCGGGGCGGCATCTGGCCGTCCTCGGTCCGTCCGCCGAGGGCGCGGACGTCCTGGTCGCGGCGGTCCGTTCACTGGCCGCGCAGCACCGGCCGGGCTCGGTCCGGTTCGTCCTGGCGCCGATGGTCCCGCAGACCGTGGCCGCCGTCGAGGCGCTGCACACTGAGCTGCGGAGCCAAGGGCACGAGGTCATCACCACCGAGAAGGCCGACATCCCGGAATCCGTGGCACGCGTCAACGCGTACCTGGTGGTCTGGGGAATGGAGACGGCCGGGAGCGAGGCGCGGACGCTGATCCGCGAGGACCCGAGCCGCGGCCTGCACCTGCTGGGCTGGTGGCGGCAGCTGCGCCGGTTCTCGGAGGACGTCGGGTTCTCCGCGGGCCGCGAGGATGTGGCCGGGCTGGTGTTTCTGAACGTGCCGGGGCCTGAGGTGGCGCTGATGCTGGGCGAGTCGCTCCAGTGGGAGCCGCGGCCGGGCCGCGCGTTGTTCCACGACCGGCACACCGGCCTGACGGCCGTGATGGTGCCCTTCACGACGCCCGAGGCCAGAGCAGCGGTCGAGACGCGCACCCCGCCGGGCCAGCGCACGACGGCGAGCGACCAAGGCGTGGACCCGCGGACGACGGCGGCCGGCCAATGA
- a CDS encoding S8 family serine peptidase: protein MSVAIIDTGVDATHPAVKGRVAKGADFSAGGQSSTGNGWIDRNGHGTQMAGLVVGFGRVQGVAPAATVIPVNASVTSSALGTARLAEGIRWAVGQHVKVISISSGGDDDLRLRQAVELAIANDIVIVAAAGNAGEDAAVTYPAAYRGVISACGVDRMGAHSTISIIGPELTLCAPSNGISSAYPGGRYVVGSGTSEATALIAGAAALIRSKFPTLTATQVMERLYATAIDRGAAGKDDVYGYGVIDVVRALTADLPPSAPASSPSFLPTSSPDARVYESSQDTKPWLIVLGSILCLVLLAVGSALAVAATRSSKN from the coding sequence GTGTCGGTTGCCATCATTGATACCGGAGTCGATGCTACGCATCCCGCGGTAAAGGGGCGGGTTGCGAAAGGTGCGGACTTCAGCGCGGGTGGACAGTCGAGTACGGGGAATGGGTGGATTGACCGGAACGGGCACGGCACACAGATGGCTGGGCTTGTCGTGGGGTTCGGCAGGGTACAAGGCGTTGCACCTGCAGCAACGGTTATTCCAGTCAATGCCAGCGTAACTTCGTCCGCGCTTGGAACCGCACGTCTCGCTGAGGGCATTCGGTGGGCCGTTGGTCAGCATGTAAAAGTGATCTCGATATCCTCGGGCGGAGATGATGATCTGCGGCTGAGACAGGCGGTAGAGCTCGCAATCGCCAACGACATAGTTATCGTAGCCGCAGCTGGTAATGCTGGTGAAGATGCTGCCGTTACCTATCCTGCAGCATATCGTGGTGTGATCAGCGCATGCGGCGTGGATCGCATGGGTGCCCATTCGACAATATCGATTATTGGCCCAGAGCTGACACTGTGCGCTCCGAGCAATGGCATATCTAGTGCGTATCCCGGGGGCCGATACGTCGTAGGCTCGGGGACATCAGAAGCCACGGCACTAATTGCTGGTGCGGCCGCGCTAATCCGATCTAAGTTCCCAACGTTGACGGCAACTCAGGTGATGGAGCGCCTGTACGCCACCGCGATAGACAGGGGCGCGGCAGGCAAAGATGATGTGTACGGTTATGGAGTAATTGACGTTGTTCGCGCGCTTACGGCCGATCTGCCGCCCTCTGCTCCAGCGTCGAGCCCGTCATTCCTGCCGACAAGCTCGCCAGATGCTCGAGTGTACGAATCAAGCCAGGACACGAAACCGTGGCTGATCGTCCTCGGGAGCATCTTGTGCCTAGTGCTTCTGGCGGTTGGTAGCGCCCTGGCAGTCGCCGCGACGCGCTCAAGCAAGAATTAA
- a CDS encoding SRPBCC family protein produces MPVVEASLIVPVPPEVAYAVSQTTGEIRYRWDPFVREQHFLHGATKPAKGVRTFTRSRHGFTMISEYVSYNPPSNVGMKMVEGPWFFEMMGGGWRFSPAEVPGHSIATWRYNFRCRPRLVRPIAEWIGRRLLQRDIDRRIAGFKKGCADPVVLAAVRDGLDRP; encoded by the coding sequence GTGCCGGTCGTCGAAGCCTCCCTCATCGTCCCCGTCCCGCCCGAGGTCGCGTACGCGGTCTCGCAGACCACGGGCGAGATCCGCTACCGCTGGGATCCGTTCGTACGCGAACAGCACTTCCTCCACGGCGCGACGAAGCCGGCCAAGGGGGTCCGAACGTTCACTCGGTCGCGGCACGGCTTCACGATGATCAGCGAGTATGTCTCGTACAACCCGCCCAGCAACGTCGGCATGAAGATGGTCGAGGGGCCGTGGTTCTTCGAGATGATGGGCGGCGGCTGGCGATTCAGTCCAGCTGAGGTACCTGGGCACAGCATCGCGACCTGGCGGTACAACTTCCGCTGCCGACCGCGCCTGGTACGCCCGATCGCCGAGTGGATCGGGCGGCGGCTGCTCCAACGGGATATCGACCGGCGGATCGCGGGGTTCAAGAAGGGCTGCGCAGACCCGGTCGTCCTAGCCGCTGTCCGCGACGGCCTTGATCGTCCGTAG
- a CDS encoding M23 family metallopeptidase, whose amino-acid sequence MALVATLVLLCCGGGLGAFTLDQLGGTSVGDNAFTCGQKGVIDPNKEMPRIGPYGQDQVRNAAIIISVGHEMKIPPRGWIIAVATAMQESSLTNHGYLGERNDHDSLGLFQQRPSQGWGTPEQIMDPRYASRKFYQKLVKVADWATIPLTVAAQAVQRSAYPDAYAKHEPLATTIVNTLADGAGLAAAAAADLKCAGPGEIAASGWTVPVKAGIVSGFRTADRPTHNGVDLGASRYTRIRAASAGVVIVSKCDVGNCDRDGSPSTPGCGWFVDILHADQVITRYCHMVQRPFVSVGDRVSAGQVIGLVGTSGHSSGPHLHFETHLNGDRSFAGGVSPVPFMAARGAPLGEAP is encoded by the coding sequence ATCGCCCTGGTCGCCACCCTGGTCCTACTCTGCTGCGGCGGGGGGCTCGGCGCGTTCACCTTGGACCAGCTCGGTGGCACGAGTGTCGGCGACAATGCCTTCACCTGCGGGCAGAAGGGGGTCATCGACCCCAACAAGGAGATGCCGCGGATCGGCCCATACGGCCAGGACCAGGTCCGTAACGCGGCGATCATCATCAGCGTCGGCCACGAGATGAAGATCCCGCCGCGCGGCTGGATCATCGCAGTCGCGACGGCAATGCAGGAAAGCAGTCTGACCAACCACGGTTACCTGGGCGAACGCAACGACCATGATTCGCTCGGCCTCTTCCAGCAGCGTCCGAGCCAGGGCTGGGGCACCCCCGAGCAGATCATGGATCCCCGGTACGCGTCGCGGAAGTTCTACCAGAAACTCGTGAAGGTGGCGGACTGGGCGACGATCCCGCTGACGGTCGCAGCTCAAGCCGTTCAGCGGTCGGCGTACCCGGATGCCTATGCGAAGCACGAGCCGCTCGCGACGACGATCGTCAACACGCTGGCCGACGGTGCGGGCCTCGCAGCCGCTGCCGCTGCGGACCTGAAGTGCGCCGGACCTGGGGAGATCGCAGCCTCGGGCTGGACGGTACCGGTGAAGGCAGGCATCGTCTCGGGGTTCCGCACCGCTGACCGCCCCACCCACAATGGTGTCGACCTCGGCGCCTCGCGCTACACGCGTATTAGGGCGGCGTCCGCCGGCGTCGTCATCGTGAGCAAATGCGATGTCGGCAACTGCGACCGCGACGGTTCGCCGAGCACACCTGGATGTGGCTGGTTCGTCGACATCCTGCACGCGGACCAGGTCATCACGCGGTACTGCCACATGGTTCAGCGACCGTTCGTCTCAGTCGGCGACCGCGTCTCGGCTGGCCAGGTCATCGGCCTTGTCGGTACGTCCGGGCACTCGTCAGGCCCGCATCTGCATTTCGAAACGCACCTGAACGGCGACCGGTCATTCGCAGGCGGGGTCAGTCCGGTGCCGTTCATGGCCGCCCGTGGCGCGCCCCTCGGAGAAGCACCCTAA
- a CDS encoding MFS transporter: MRRLVYGVLATLVLGIGTLFGTPAVGAEPLVIAAPGEPACSLEEWQKYPLQTCVDRLQDVAASRAQCLQAPTPEAPDNGMAGWFLSKPTWNDDASIGLGLYSSYGYAGYDYTTYDIGCAQTLMHPDYKFENTVANGEFMLASGIVGASNALRERAWDPGQMWGWADPLVKNATQAIYSKVFSVFGIITLGVVGLYLIWRSRNANMSGAMTTAGWAIFVMVAVTAIAAWPVHSANLADSALTSTLGVVHDAVGPSSTTHVPERCKGKVNETPDCTDNRPPAVRSSDTATETLLYRNWVRGALGSADSETALKYGPALYDSKSLTWGDVAALQTESDPVKRAQDRDELIRSKQQNWMKVAEQIRTEDPDAYEYLRGTKGMERIGAGFVAILSAISFAIFDIVASILVLLGFLIFRWAVIAAPALGTVGLLRPASAGLRRLAGSVLAAVFNIAIFGTGAAVYLSAVDLIMSTPSLPGWLQVVLMLLCGIVAWILLRPYRRVTQLGGSTPSNGWARALVRPAAATAAATAAGGAAAGAAVAIAGRPETRPDSPSETRPAVTETIQRELVRSEALPEQRRWSDPNLPEAAPAQALYRPDAARDSVSEPSSARPVVRAEAR; the protein is encoded by the coding sequence ATGCGGCGACTCGTCTACGGGGTGCTCGCCACCCTGGTTCTCGGGATCGGCACGCTCTTCGGTACGCCCGCGGTCGGCGCGGAACCCCTAGTGATCGCAGCCCCAGGGGAGCCCGCATGCTCCCTGGAGGAGTGGCAGAAGTACCCGCTGCAGACTTGCGTCGACCGGCTCCAAGATGTCGCGGCGTCAAGGGCGCAGTGTCTCCAGGCACCGACGCCGGAGGCGCCGGACAACGGAATGGCCGGCTGGTTCCTCAGCAAACCCACCTGGAACGACGATGCGAGCATCGGCCTAGGCTTATACAGCTCGTATGGCTACGCGGGATACGACTACACGACCTACGACATCGGATGCGCTCAGACATTGATGCATCCGGACTACAAGTTCGAGAATACCGTCGCCAACGGCGAGTTCATGTTGGCCAGTGGCATCGTCGGTGCATCGAACGCACTCCGCGAGCGTGCTTGGGATCCCGGCCAGATGTGGGGCTGGGCCGACCCACTGGTCAAGAACGCTACACAGGCCATCTACTCGAAGGTCTTCTCCGTCTTCGGCATCATCACCCTGGGCGTGGTGGGTCTGTACCTGATCTGGCGCTCGAGAAACGCCAACATGTCGGGGGCGATGACCACTGCGGGCTGGGCCATCTTCGTCATGGTGGCCGTCACGGCGATCGCGGCGTGGCCAGTGCATTCGGCCAACCTTGCTGATTCAGCGCTTACGAGCACTCTCGGCGTGGTTCATGACGCTGTCGGGCCTTCGTCCACCACCCATGTGCCTGAACGTTGCAAGGGAAAGGTCAACGAGACTCCAGATTGCACAGACAATCGGCCGCCAGCTGTCAGGTCCAGCGATACGGCGACGGAGACGTTGCTCTATCGGAACTGGGTGCGCGGAGCGCTCGGGTCCGCAGACAGTGAAACCGCGCTGAAGTATGGACCCGCGCTCTACGACTCGAAGTCGCTGACTTGGGGAGACGTAGCCGCGCTTCAAACAGAGTCCGACCCTGTGAAACGCGCCCAGGACCGTGACGAACTCATTCGTTCAAAGCAACAGAACTGGATGAAGGTTGCGGAACAGATCCGCACCGAGGACCCCGACGCCTACGAGTATCTCCGCGGCACCAAGGGCATGGAGCGCATCGGAGCCGGCTTCGTAGCGATCCTCTCCGCGATCTCCTTCGCGATCTTCGACATCGTGGCCTCCATCCTGGTGCTCCTGGGCTTCCTGATCTTCCGCTGGGCCGTCATCGCCGCCCCAGCACTGGGCACGGTCGGCCTTCTGCGACCGGCCAGCGCCGGTCTCCGCCGCCTCGCCGGTTCCGTCCTGGCCGCGGTCTTCAACATCGCGATCTTCGGCACGGGTGCCGCCGTTTATCTGTCCGCAGTGGATCTGATCATGAGCACGCCCAGCCTTCCCGGCTGGCTGCAAGTGGTACTGATGCTGCTCTGCGGCATCGTGGCGTGGATCCTGCTGCGCCCCTATCGGCGCGTGACGCAGCTCGGCGGCAGCACGCCGTCGAACGGCTGGGCCCGTGCGCTCGTCCGGCCGGCTGCCGCGACGGCAGCGGCCACGGCCGCAGGTGGTGCCGCGGCGGGCGCGGCCGTCGCAATCGCGGGACGACCCGAGACGCGACCGGACTCGCCCAGCGAGACACGTCCGGCGGTCACCGAGACCATTCAGCGCGAGCTCGTCCGCAGCGAGGCGTTGCCCGAGCAGCGCCGCTGGTCGGACCCGAATCTTCCCGAGGCCGCTCCGGCACAGGCGCTCTACCGACCTGATGCCGCCCGCGACTCCGTGTCGGAGCCGAGCTCCGCCAGACCGGTGGTGAGAGCAGAGGCGAGGTAG
- a CDS encoding cation:proton antiporter, with protein sequence MDRIELLILAVGALVVALPLASRLGLPYPVLLTMVGIAAALIPNVPEIELNPDFVLPFLLPPLLWAASTRTSWAHIRANLRPILMLAVALVAVSAFAVAAVLSSLLPQVPWAIAFALGAACAPPDPVAATSVAGKLGLPHRMVAVIEGEGLGNDATALTLFNTALAAAAVGGSISFGSAGREFLAASVLGIGVGLLLALVAGKILDWLTDPVLAGAFTVVLPFAAYAAGEEIGGSGVLAVLAIGLVLGGAFYHIQDAESRLVGSAFWATLDLLLTSIAFILIGLEMRPIIEDAGSDIWRQIMIGLAVAAVLIGVRMVWLVASGLFAHRFLRSTVPGNWREAIVLGWAGMRGVVTIAAALSLPAATPERGTLILIAFVVVMVTLILPGITLPWLVRHIGVATADPERATREIAVRVVGAMNERITELHADGDLDDEHAEQWRQRVRRIVAQVSPNPETESLIEERARFRHMRAVNLELHAAAQAEALRLRGDEGIDPAAVDRILRIIDRQIANA encoded by the coding sequence GTGGATCGTATCGAGCTGCTCATCCTCGCGGTCGGCGCGCTGGTCGTGGCGTTGCCGCTCGCGTCGCGGCTCGGCCTGCCTTATCCCGTGCTGCTGACCATGGTCGGGATAGCGGCGGCGCTCATTCCGAACGTGCCGGAGATCGAGCTCAATCCCGACTTCGTGCTCCCCTTCCTGTTGCCCCCGTTGTTGTGGGCCGCCTCTACGCGTACAAGCTGGGCACATATTCGCGCGAACCTGCGGCCGATCTTGATGCTGGCGGTGGCGCTGGTCGCGGTGAGCGCGTTCGCGGTGGCCGCGGTGCTGTCGAGCCTGTTGCCGCAGGTCCCGTGGGCGATCGCGTTCGCGTTGGGCGCGGCTTGCGCGCCGCCGGACCCGGTGGCCGCGACCAGTGTGGCCGGGAAGCTCGGCCTGCCGCACCGGATGGTGGCGGTGATCGAGGGCGAGGGCCTGGGCAACGACGCGACCGCACTGACGCTGTTCAATACGGCGCTGGCCGCGGCGGCGGTGGGCGGGAGTATCTCGTTCGGCAGCGCGGGGCGCGAGTTTCTCGCGGCCTCGGTGCTCGGCATCGGAGTCGGGCTGCTGTTGGCGCTGGTCGCGGGCAAGATCTTGGACTGGCTGACCGATCCGGTGCTCGCCGGCGCATTCACCGTTGTGCTGCCGTTCGCCGCGTACGCCGCAGGCGAGGAGATCGGCGGTTCCGGAGTTCTCGCGGTGCTCGCCATCGGCCTGGTTCTGGGCGGAGCGTTCTACCACATTCAGGACGCGGAGTCCCGACTGGTGGGATCGGCGTTCTGGGCCACCCTTGATCTATTGCTCACGTCGATCGCGTTCATCCTGATCGGACTGGAGATGCGGCCGATCATCGAGGACGCGGGGTCCGACATCTGGCGGCAGATCATGATCGGGCTCGCGGTCGCCGCCGTGCTGATCGGCGTACGCATGGTGTGGCTGGTCGCATCAGGCCTGTTCGCGCACCGTTTCCTGCGCAGCACTGTGCCCGGCAACTGGCGCGAGGCGATCGTCCTCGGCTGGGCCGGCATGCGCGGCGTGGTCACGATCGCCGCCGCGCTGTCGCTGCCAGCGGCGACACCCGAGCGGGGCACGCTGATCCTGATCGCGTTCGTCGTCGTCATGGTCACCTTGATCTTGCCCGGCATCACGCTCCCATGGCTGGTCAGGCACATCGGCGTCGCGACGGCCGACCCGGAGCGGGCGACGCGGGAGATCGCCGTCCGGGTCGTCGGCGCCATGAACGAGCGGATCACCGAACTACACGCCGATGGCGACCTCGACGACGAACATGCTGAACAGTGGCGGCAACGCGTACGGCGAATCGTGGCCCAGGTCAGTCCAAACCCTGAGACGGAAAGTCTCATCGAGGAACGTGCGCGCTTCCGTCACATGCGCGCCGTGAACCTCGAACTCCACGCCGCCGCCCAGGCCGAGGCCCTGCGCCTGCGGGGCGACGAGGGCATCGACCCGGCCGCGGTCGACCGCATTCTGCGCATCATCGACCGGCAGATCGCCAACGCCTGA
- a CDS encoding SigE family RNA polymerase sigma factor translates to MTWKADYSEYFAARAAPLRRLGYGLSGDWHLAEDLVQHTFLQLYRHWRRLDPTTLDAYSRRTLVNAYLSHRRKKHETAVADVPERAAEPAPDLGLDIRAALDALPPRQRALVVLRHLEDISVAEAADLLGIAEGTVKSQTAHGLAKLRSHFGDSHG, encoded by the coding sequence ATGACCTGGAAGGCCGATTACTCCGAATACTTCGCGGCGCGGGCCGCCCCGCTGCGCCGGCTCGGCTATGGCCTCAGCGGCGACTGGCATCTCGCGGAGGACCTCGTCCAGCACACCTTTCTACAGCTCTATCGGCATTGGCGACGACTCGATCCGACCACACTCGACGCCTACTCGCGACGGACGCTGGTCAATGCGTACCTGTCGCATAGGCGCAAGAAGCACGAAACCGCGGTGGCCGACGTGCCGGAACGCGCCGCAGAGCCCGCGCCTGACCTGGGCCTGGACATCCGCGCCGCGCTCGACGCGCTGCCGCCCCGGCAGCGCGCGCTCGTGGTGCTGCGGCACCTTGAGGACATTTCGGTCGCTGAGGCCGCGGACCTGCTCGGCATCGCGGAAGGCACGGTCAAGAGCCAGACCGCACATGGCCTGGCCAAACTTCGGTCACACTTCGGAGACTCTCATGGATGA